In Patescibacteria group bacterium, a single window of DNA contains:
- a CDS encoding TrmH family RNA methyltransferase has protein sequence MQKLKPGVLRHQTPSEEDLKTIRHNPIYIVSDNVIDTYNIGSLFRLSDAVSAKRLFICGESEYPPSSRIHKAAVGTENWVPWSKIDDIMEVINKLKSEGVQIIAVEQDKRSIPIKELSSKVKFPCAIVVGNETGGVKKEVLETADIIVELPMYGINHSFNVWGAAAVVAYKITELLES, from the coding sequence ATGCAAAAATTAAAACCTGGAGTGCTTCGTCATCAGACACCTTCTGAAGAGGATTTAAAAACGATCAGACATAATCCTATCTATATAGTAAGCGATAATGTGATTGATACATATAATATTGGATCTCTTTTTAGACTTTCTGATGCGGTTTCTGCAAAAAGACTGTTTATTTGTGGCGAGAGCGAATATCCCCCATCTTCAAGAATCCATAAAGCGGCAGTGGGAACAGAAAATTGGGTACCTTGGAGCAAGATTGATGACATAATGGAGGTAATTAATAAATTAAAAAGTGAGGGTGTACAGATAATTGCTGTAGAACAAGATAAAAGATCAATACCAATAAAAGAGTTAAGTTCTAAAGTTAAATTCCCCTGTGCGATTGTGGTGGGAAATGAAACTGGTGGAGTTAAGAAAGAGGTTTTGGAGACAGCTGATATCATTGTAGAGTTGCCAATGTACGGAATAAATCATTCATTTAATGTCTGGGGGGCTGCTGCAGTGGTGGCCTACAAAATTACTGAATTACTTGAGAGCTGA
- a CDS encoding ABC transporter permease: MDINETLSSSLTAILANRLRSFLTILGIVIGVMSVILLVSVVSGLQIYITQQIQGLGSNLMFVIPGTIGGGRGPGGVQANKLLLTDASNLKTKLQGQAEVSASIQSVGTLKNGNKIDKGVTIGGVDANYTKLITAIKFDEGNFFSQSQEDGSRHVAVIGKTVVTKLFNSDPINKQIDVGGIKYTVIGVMGARGSTFGIDMDNAIFIPLTAAQKQFGITNPNAIYVSANSTDNVNQIQDKVKEILLRRLKEDDFSVMTQSETLSTVAQITGVLTIALGGIAAISLLVGGIGVMNIMLVSVTERTREIGLRKALGAKPDDIRNQFLVEAVILSSIGGIVGIGLGFLFSQIINHFITTSVPLWSVILSFGFSMIVGVVFGVAPAIRASKLDPIQALRYE; the protein is encoded by the coding sequence ATGGACATTAACGAAACATTATCAAGTTCACTGACTGCAATACTTGCAAATAGACTTAGAAGTTTTTTGACAATTCTTGGAATTGTTATTGGAGTCATGTCTGTAATTTTACTTGTATCTGTCGTTTCCGGACTTCAGATTTATATAACTCAGCAAATTCAGGGATTAGGATCTAATTTAATGTTTGTAATTCCTGGAACTATTGGCGGAGGAAGAGGCCCTGGAGGAGTGCAAGCAAATAAATTATTACTAACTGATGCAAGTAACCTAAAAACCAAACTTCAAGGGCAAGCTGAAGTTTCAGCTTCAATACAAAGCGTTGGAACGCTTAAAAATGGAAATAAAATTGATAAAGGAGTAACAATTGGCGGGGTTGATGCAAATTATACAAAACTAATTACGGCAATAAAATTTGATGAAGGAAATTTTTTCAGCCAATCACAGGAAGATGGTTCAAGACATGTTGCAGTAATAGGAAAAACTGTAGTTACAAAACTTTTTAACTCTGATCCAATTAACAAACAAATTGATGTTGGAGGAATAAAATACACAGTAATCGGAGTAATGGGAGCACGAGGAAGTACATTTGGAATTGATATGGATAATGCAATTTTTATTCCCTTAACTGCTGCACAAAAACAATTTGGGATAACAAACCCTAATGCAATTTATGTTTCTGCAAACTCGACTGATAATGTTAACCAAATACAAGATAAAGTGAAAGAAATACTACTTCGGCGGCTTAAAGAAGATGATTTTAGCGTCATGACACAAAGCGAAACGCTTTCAACTGTTGCACAAATAACAGGCGTACTTACAATTGCACTTGGAGGAATTGCGGCGATATCACTTCTTGTTGGAGGAATTGGAGTAATGAATATTATGTTAGTTAGCGTTACAGAACGCACTCGAGAAATAGGACTTCGTAAAGCGCTTGGAGCAAAGCCAGATGATATAAGAAATCAATTTTTAGTTGAAGCTGTAATTTTGTCAAGCATTGGTGGAATTGTGGGAATTGGTCTTGGGTTTTTATTTTCGCAAATAATAAATCATTTTATAACAACATCTGTTCCCCTTTGGTCTGTAATTTTATCTTTTGGATTTTCAATGATTGTAGGAGTTGTTTTTGGAGTAGCACCAGCAATAAGAGCTTCAAAGCTTGATCCAATTCAAGCACTTAGATATGAGTAG
- a CDS encoding ABC transporter ATP-binding protein, with protein MMSKLSVDLQKVNKIFEAEGVTFQALYDIDLDIKKGEFVAIVGPSGSGKSTLMNILGLLDHPTNGKYFLDGQDVSKLKETTLANIRNKKIGFVFQSFNLLKRTSALDNVILPLIYSGVNASERKSLAAKALQSVGLGEKLNSKPNQLSGGQQQRVAIARALVTNPEIILADEPTGNLDSKTGEEVMQIFKDLNKEGRTIILITHSDEIAKEAKRRVTIKDGHLYGH; from the coding sequence ATGATGTCCAAACTTTCTGTTGATTTACAAAAGGTAAATAAAATTTTTGAAGCCGAAGGAGTAACTTTTCAAGCTCTTTATGATATTGACTTAGATATTAAAAAAGGAGAATTTGTAGCAATCGTTGGTCCTTCTGGAAGCGGCAAATCTACACTAATGAATATTTTGGGACTACTGGACCATCCAACAAACGGGAAATATTTTTTAGATGGACAAGATGTTTCTAAACTTAAAGAAACTACACTTGCAAATATACGCAATAAAAAAATTGGATTTGTATTTCAATCTTTTAATTTATTAAAAAGAACAAGCGCTCTTGATAATGTAATACTTCCACTTATTTATAGCGGAGTTAATGCTAGCGAGAGAAAAAGCTTAGCAGCAAAAGCTTTGCAATCTGTTGGGCTTGGGGAAAAATTAAATTCAAAACCAAATCAATTATCTGGAGGGCAACAACAAAGAGTTGCAATCGCACGAGCACTGGTAACAAACCCGGAGATAATTTTAGCTGATGAACCAACTGGAAACCTTGACAGCAAAACAGGAGAAGAAGTGATGCAAATATTTAAAGATTTAAATAAGGAAGGGCGAACAATAATACTTATCACCCACTCCGACGAAATAGCAAAAGAAGCAAAAAGACGCGTGACAATAAAAGACGGGCATTTGTATGGACATTAA